In Coffea arabica cultivar ET-39 chromosome 9e, Coffea Arabica ET-39 HiFi, whole genome shotgun sequence, the genomic window ACATTTAGAATTCAAGGgcaaatttatcattttttaaacaacttaaactCAGCCAATGATCATGGCGAAAACCTTCAATTATATTTTCATGATCCTGAAATTGAGTTAGCCAATCGAATAGCATCTTGCCCCAGGTTATCAGAAACTTTAGTTAAGAAACTCATGTGCGTGTTGGAAAACAATCCATACGctaaattttttcgaactttaagtGGAGTGCCTAATCTTGATAATTATCACATTGTCCTGAAGAGCATTCCTGGTCTAGACCAGAGAGTCTATAATAAACCTACAAGCTCACAAGTAGCAGCTTTGTGGATTGAAGGTGAAGACAATTGTCAAACAGGAAAGCGAGACATTAGAGTGCACACTCATAGTGGGACCTCAAAAAATATTCAATATTATTATGGATGTTATGATCCACTTCAATACCCACTaatgtttccttttggtgaTCTAGGATGGCACCAAGGCATTCCGAAAAAGGGAATAAAGGCACAAACTAAgagattgagaaaaaaaaaacttacaacCGAATCTATTTGCCCCATCAATGTCTCTAATGTAGATGAATTACTTGAGAATGAAGAGGCTGGTAAGTAAATACAAGTTTATTAATCAGCACTCTTTAAtgtaaaatttcacaaaaatatcaactaataaaaaattttcttctcaCTTTACACAGTAATGAGTAGCTTTCAAGAAGATCCAGATTTTGTTTCCGTGCGAGAGTATTATGCTTATAAGCTCCAGAAGCAGATACAGATTGGATCATAAAATGTTCATCATGCAGACAAGAAGCCAAAGTGGAACTAAGGTATTGTTTCTCATCTAGCCTGTTTAAAATTAACTCTTTTATACTATACATTGTACAATAAACTAAAACTCGGACATTGCACATAAGGTGTCGCATTGGAATAACAGTGACCGATCCAACTGCAAGCATTCAATGCTTAATATCTGGAAAAGAAGCTGAAAGACTGATACAATTGACTGCTGCGCAGCTTAAGGATGCAGAGGCACATGTACATCAGCACACCTAACTTTCAAGTTTTCGTTCAACATTTATATACAGAAATACTAATATATAAACACTCACATTGATGCTTATCATTTCAGGGAATAACAATGAACCAAGAACTCTCTGCCATCATGAAAAAGTACAGGTTGATCTGTTTTATCAAAACATATGAGACAACTTTTCAAGGACAACTTCAAAGAAGAAATGCAATCATCAAAGCCTACCCAACAGCTGAAGTCCCCAACATATCATTGGCTCTATTAGATTCACCACCAACTCTCCAAGCTTCAGAAACTAGAACAACATCAAACACCAAGCAAAAACAAGTCATAGAACAACAAACGTTCACACCAACAGCCAAGTTGCTCCTTCAAGAAATAGCCGAATCCACTGCTACTAAAAAAAGCTTCATCACTAAATGAACAACTGCTGCAACAACCAGCCACAAACTGCTTGGAGACACTGCTACCTCAGCTTCACCAAATACCACCCCAATCGACGAAACTGCTGCCAGCCCAACAAAGAAACCAAAACAGGAAGGAAAAGGGAATTGAACACTCCCCAACCCTTACTAAAACCTTTTGATATTGCTAGAGAAGAACTTAGCAGGTCTATCATGCCTAAATTGTAGTTTTAGAATCCATTGCTCCAATATTTTTTGATAGAGCAATGCATTCTAATACTTAGAATTAGTACCTCCTCCCTCACCTGCTAACAACTCCTATTACCAGAACCATAAACCTGTAAAGCCTAGGTTCATGACTTTGTCAAGCTGAAAATGCAGTATTAGAATCCATTGCTCCAATATCTTTTGATAGAGTAGTGCATTCTAATACTCATATGTCATATAAGCTTCTCTAGCAATCAATAATATGTGCAGTACTTCTATACGTTCCAAATGAGCGGTTTACTTTTCATATAAGTTAAAAATTTACATATGTTTCTCCATATATCTACTTTATTGCACTCATTTAATTACAAGTTGAAAGTGTTGGTGCAGAAAAGCCTTTTATTTGGGGTTCACAGATTTGCACTAAGGAATTGCTTCAATTTCAGGTCACTTTCTCCTCTTCCTTGACTACACGCTATAATGTTTGTGCTTAAGTTTTGTTATATTTCATCTATTATTCATAATTTTTTCAGTTGTAGGTTCGTTTGATCTCACTTATTAATTGAACGTATGCTTTATACGATTATGGTGAGGTTGGCTAATCAATAGATTTATATGTACTAGAAGCAAACGAGTATGATCAAGGAAGATCACCTACTTGCTGCAATCAAAGTTGCTGCTTCTATCAGAGGACACAACCTATCAGTAAGCTTTTCTTCACATAATTGGCCTTAAGGTCAACGAAAAGACTGCAGCATCATAGCATTATCTCATCTTACTTCACTTTACCTTAACTTTGTTGGTAAATCCAGGGATCAGGAATTTGATAAAATGAAATTCAATGAGTGAAAATTGAGATGTCCCTTTTTGTGCTATATAAATTCTTATGTTCTAAATTATTGAATTTCGCATATACTGATTATCTATGGTTTACATTTCTAGCTGCATGGTTTTGTAAAGAAAGGGAAATTGCAGGATGCCCTCACTAGCATCGACCTTCTAATCATTCCTGTTCGAGTTCATAGGAAACTAGCAATGACTAAAGATGACCTTTTTAATATCAATCCTCACATTGTTAGGACTCTATGAACGAATTTCAAAGTGCTGTACGAAAGCTATTATTCGCATGGTGCCATTTGGGGCTGCAATGAACGTCACATCTTGCCATCAAACATTTGGGCTGCAAGGAATTTCAAAGTGTTTGTAAAGTTACGCACTATTGTTCTGCGATTCAGTTAATTTTGTTTTGGTGTTGTCTAGATATCTTTATTATCAATATTTGGTAATTCAAAGTCCAACATGCTTGAATTAGCCaaagatttgaattttttttggtcaTAATTCTTCTGCAAGCTGTACAAATTATTGTAAAACTGTGGAATTGTATGTGATCGAGCTGTACAAATTATTGTAAAAATCTGGAATCATACGTGAGTGTGTATCTTTCTGCATGAAAGAAACATTGTGTGCTGTGAGTTAATTAACTTGAGTTTATTGTCTTCTtcattcatgtttatttttcatATTGCATATGCGCTCATTTCTCCGAGTTACGCATTTGCATAGACACTACATAAAACTTGCCAAGAATTTACATGTCATTCTTTAAAGAAATGAGAATACCAGCAAATTTCTCAATATTTTTGACACTATATATTGGGCATTGGCTGTGCCTTGCACAGCCAGAAAATCTCTAGTTACCATTATAACTACTCATAACAAACCCAAATCTAACTACCAAATTACTGTAACATTATAAACCAAAGttctttaatgaaaaatttataTCAATTTTATTTATGTAAAGAACAAAATTGgtataaattaattaatttaattatttttaaattacacACACATTGGGTCTGCCCTTAACAATAGTTCTATGTATTCCCTCAATGCTTTAAAAGATatgttatatttttatataaaagaAGGCCATACTTCAGACTCTTCCAATATCTATATCAATTCCACCAttgactcaaaaaaaaaaaaaaaaagaatcaggcATCCAATCGTGAAAATGTAATTGAAAGGAATAGATCATTCTTGTTGGTTATGAATAATTGGGATAATTTGAAGGGATAGGAATTTGGAAGACATGAGAGAAACAATCAAACCAGAAAAGACAGTTAGTTATAAATGCAACGGAAATATGTATTCATATATATTGGAAAGAAGCTACAGCAGAAGAGAAGGATGCAGAACTGAAAAAAACCATAATTTTTGCTGTCTAATTTTGTCAATGATTACATCAATTTCAGGACTTTCATGCTTCAGAAAGATTATCCCAATTCATCAATACACAataaattttacaatttcaAACAGATTCAAGAAAGACTATGCCCCTTCAGGAAGGATCAAGCAGGGAAGGGAAAAAAACGGCCGTTTGTGCATCAATATTAGGCCGCCGAGTACGTCTGCTGAATTAGCATTTGCTGGAGTTGAATCACCTGTTGTTGCTGTTCAGGAGGCAGCGAACTAATTTGCTCAGGCGTAAGATTCTTCACTTGCTGCAACAGATAAGATTCTTCCTCGGCTGAAAAGTGCAACTTACCAACTATGCTATCACAGGCTGATCCTCCTCCGTCTGTGGATGAAGATGCAGCCATTCCACCACTTAGTTTTGCACTCTCTAATGGACGAACATTATTCAACAAACTGTCCTGAGAGCCTTCGTCTCTGGAGGAAGATACAGCCCTTCCATCGTTCAACTTTACGCATTTGGAGGGATGATCATCATTCAAGAAACTGGTTCCAGATTGTGTAGAGTCTATTGACTCCACACGCAATTGGGACTGATCCAAACCTTTACTTTCTGCAGCAAATTGAGGAATTGCAGCAGCAGCAGAGTTTGGCAACTGCATCTGCACCATTTGAGGAGGTACAATTCCTAGCATCACCTGTACTTGGTAAATAGCTTTAGGCAAAGCAGGGCATGCATGTAAAAGCTGACGAGCTTGCTCCTTATTTTCTGCGGCCAATTTCTTCATATCAGACACAATCTCAATCAATTTTTCCCTAGgaattttagccaaatattctGTCAAAGGGTcacttccaaatccaaactgatCCTGATTATTATTGTTACTCCTATTTTTCCGATTTCTGTCATAATTTTTATCATTATCTGCAAAATTAACTCGTAATTTTCTTCCTCCCAAATCTTCCCCATTAAGATTTCGAATTGCACTCGTTGCTGTCTCTTCATCCCTGTACTCACAAAATCCATATCCCTTTCGTTTCCCAGTTTCTTTATCACGCATTAATCGAAAAGAAACAACAGGGCCAACTTCCTCGCACTTTTTTGTAACCTCTTCTTCACTGGCGTGAAAAGGTAAATTCCCGACAAATACAACACAACGCTGATTAGCAGAATCTGCCATTGTCAACATCCAGTTAACAATCGAAATCAATggcaatttctttatttgttgttattgCGACGAACCGAAATTAGGGCTCGAATTTTAGTGCTTTCCTTTATTTTGCCGTCCCGATCCAAATCAGGGCTTCGAATTCTTGAATAATAATGAAATTAAAGAAGTAATTAGCATAGAATGAATGGTTAGTGAAACCCTAGAGAAAAATCTGAGATTCTTGAATCGCTTAAAAGCAGAAGAAAAACCAGTGCTCTCGTTCGGACTTATCCAAATTTGTAGAAATTTCCCTCTTCCCAAAAGCAATACGATTTCCCAGTTTCCTCATTCGAGCTCCACTTTATATATCAGCAGTAATTCTTTCACCGACCTAAAGTCTTTTTTCTTGGGAAGACACCGACATAAGGTCCATGCTCCTGTAGcatttaatttaaaattttggattATTATTCTTTAGGGTTAATTGCATATACCACCCTTTGGTTTGATCAAACTACCGATCAGGCCTTGAGGTTTGGCCATACTACCAAATGACCCTCAAAATCAACAAATCCTTAACAAGTAAGTCCTTGCATTTAGTCAATCTTCATTGACCGTGTGAATGTTGACTAGGttaacgaaaaaaaaaaaaaacaattgaaTGTTCCAAAATACCCTCAAGTAAATGATCGTACTTGATGACTTCCGCTTGTCTTTCCTTCCAAACAAGAATTCCCAAATCTCATTGCTGACAAGCCATGATTGCTTAAactatcaaaattttcatttaagaTAAATCGTATCTATTAATTGGACCTACTTTTCACACTATAAAATTCAATTATCATTGAACagctaaaaagaaaaatgaaacccGATTCTCCAAGAAAAGTTTCTTCCTTGCCCAGTCACTTGTTGATACTTAAAAGATTCAGTATGAATGGCCTAGCTTTCTAGGAGGCAAggaatttcttgaagtttgttGTGTTTCAAATTGGCCTAACAATTTTAAATATCTCCTACATAAAGGAATAGAATAGCTTGGAAGATGTAAATCATGTATGTCAAGCTCCAAATCAAATCTAGTTGATGAGAGAGGCAAGGGTTCTAAAGGAAACAATTATGAAGAGAaggaaggtttttttttttggccccaGTGGTAAAGAAAGAGAAGGCTTAGTGACTGTTGTTGTTCCTGATACTTAGATTGAGGTGAGATAAAAAAGAATGAATGACAAAGAGATAGAGGAAGCAAGTGgtcaaggagaagaaaaattttgaaagtcAGTAATGAAAAGTTGGCATTTGGGGACCTAAGTGGAGCTTTCTCTGTtatcctttcttttttattttttgggctAAAAGCACTGGTACTTCTAAAATCTTTTGAACAAGGACTTTTTGTCAATTCATCGCATCTGTTAGCAGAGCTTAAGGATCATTACTGATGGGGGCAATTgtaatttgatcaaattatAAGGTTTATATGGTAATATAaacaaacctcaagggaggtaaatgtaattaaccctattCTTTATTGTTAGGGACATAAATTTTTATTGGAAATTGATTGTGCTTGAGTAACTTAATTTTCTTCCTAGATTTAAACTCAAAAGGATGGTTATTAAATAAATAGTCACACTAGTGTTTTCATACATTTTCTGCATATCACTGAACAAAATTGTTTgacttaaaattttaaattattttgtcAAATGTGTCTGATTTTATTCATTCTAAATAGATATAGTCTTAAAAATTAGAGAAATTTTGCTATAAGAATAAGTTAAACAGATGAATTTAGTGAATATTCATTATCCACCATTGTAGAGGATAGTTATATGTATCAATAATGTGATTCCATGTTAATTATACTATTTATACTATTCTCAATGACTACTTCAATTCTCCATTGTCATGAGCCCCCATTTGTCTAACAATTTAGTGTCCCTCTCATTTGTCTATTAGCTATTCCATTTAGAGTAAaccttatatacactgacaatgtatGCATTATTACAGTTGGATACATAACACATATgtaaaattttggttttcaaatttaaaaatGAATTATATATTATGCATCCAATGGTGAAAATCtatacactatcagtatatAGAAGATTAATTTTTTCCATTTAGTAGAGGaaaccaattaattaaaaaCCATGTTTGTAATAGACACCTATATAATAAATATCTAACATTATAGAGTTACATTCGagccaaaatttaaaaattagatGATAGTAAATACCTTTTTAATCCTTTTTTATTCTACAGATGAAAATCCTTCCCTTATCAAAACATGATCAAATTTTTTCTACCACTGTTTAGGAACTTGTTTTAAACCATAAAGAGATTTAATTAATTTACAAATCATATTTTCTTGTCCAGATACAATATAACCTTCAAGTTGAGTCAaataaatttcttcttctaaatGACCATTTAAAAATGCTGTTTTAACATCCATCCAATGAACAAAAAGTTTATGGATAGAAGccaaagcaaataaaatagaatggAAGAAATTCTTGCTATTAGTGCAAATGTGTCAAAATAGTCAATACttcatttttgtgaaaattgtgagaaccctcactttcaAATGCAATTCATTGAAGTTGACTTGTTTATCGATGTTTGAAAATGCTATCTTGTCTCGTATTTTACCTACTTaattacttggaacctcactgggtttctagctcattccacgccatttgttttccttacagggataagATCATGAGAGGTTGAATTGAGGAAAGCCTCGTTTTCTTCTAAGTTTGTTAGTTGCTAGTGTGAGCACTGCATCGGTGTCTAACCGActtgtttggtttgatttttggcaagttCGACTCTTTGGTTGtaataatttcattttcttttgagggTCTATTTGTAAATCTTCATGTTAtttgactgagtcctggcgagagttgggcaggcggtctgccaaacccttgggtacgccctagggttaggtggggctgtcacaaaaatccttttgctactaaatttgttttgtatttttctatAGAGCCATCAtaattatattttcttttaaaaattcatttgcaaCCAATAAACTTTGCACCAATGGGTAAATCTACCAAAGTccaagttttatttttcataataGAAtcgattttagatttatttgctTCTTTCCAAAACTTGTAATCAGGAGAAAAAATAGCATCAGAATAAGTTAAAGAATCATTATCAAcaagaaaagttcaaaaatcatttccataagaaaattcttttcttggccTTCTACTCATTCTCAATTCCTTGTTAGAGGTTATTTCTCTAATTATTTCAACAAGtgcatgaaaaattttattacatagtgaaaaaatatgttcaaataATTCAGCATTCTTTGTCTCAATATTGTATTTCAATCAAGCAGATCACTTTTTAAAATAAGAAACCTATATGCAGCACTATATTCAATATATGCAATAAACAAACAATCAGAAGTTTTAGAATCtaactttcttttcttatgttcaagtaacaatactTTAGCAAGACACCTCgtgcttttaaatattttaaatttggttTATAAATTTTACATAACTCATAAGGTGTTTGCTAGTTTTATTTATATGGAATCCTATTTTGTAGGTGACATGCCGATAGTATAGTTTCTCCTCACAAATTTTCAAGAGCATGAGAACTAAGTAACACATAATTTATCATTTCTTttagtgtcctatttttccttttaactATGCCATTAGATTCTAGTGATTAAGGAGATGTTATTTTATGTATTATACCTTCATgttcacaaaatttatctaaAACTAAGTATTTATCCCCTCTATCAGatctaattctttttattttctttttaagttaATTTTCTACTTCACACTTATAAGATAAAAAGTTATTATGAGTATCATCTTTATTTCTAAGTAAATACAATttggtatatctagaataatcatctatAAAAGTAACATAATATCTTTTACCATCTCTAATCATTGTTTTAAATCACCTAAGTCTGTGTGAATTAAGTTTAATAATTCAGTTTCTCTTTGGACAGTTATAcaacttttctttgttattttagtttctGCACATATTTCACATTTTTTCATGTCATGATTATTAACACTAGAAAGTAACTCAAGTGATTGCGTTTTCTTTATGTAGCTAACATTAACATGTCCTAATCTAGTATGCCAtaaagaaattgaatcaataatGTAAGTAGAAGAAGATGCATTTTCATTGATCACATTTGAAATGTTGTGACGActccacttccccctagggcatacccaagggtttggcggaccgcctgcctaactctcactAGAACTCACTCACTAACGTTCTTGAAATAGCCGTTCAAGCCTcgaaattaatataaaagttcAATTTCcaaccaataattcaaacttaatttacaaGCCAAGAGTAAGACATAGGATTACATATCTAAAGATTTCAAATACATCTCATCTACAAAAGTACAAGTGCGAGAGATTATATACACTAGTTCACGGCTACTTGCTCCAGCCTCCACCCCTGTAAGGAAatcaaactaatgggatgagttaAAAGTTTAGTGAGATTCCCAAACAAGCAATCAAAGAGGTATACACGAAAACATTTACAGTTAGCACTTTGCACACTTGGCACAGTAAtaaacagtcattcaagaatcaatcattcattcattgaaagGATACAAGCTCACTTAGAGCCATTCATTTaagacattcattcattcattcgccaactgttttccttatcccttcgacattagaaaacatttgcaagtgaaagCTCCTATAGTGTtcatgtcattcattcattgatttcattgcattgaattcactggccagttctccaccaaattttgtggtaatactcgagtataccaaacattattCCAGGGTCACCAGTTGCCCAaccgagtctgcttctggctcgatTCGACTGGCAATGAAGGACAAGGGCCCAAtttagccaaaaggcttacattcatgcacaagtagcattcaatcattgaaaattcacttttatttgggtcaagtgtgataaagtatacaTTCACCCATCGAAAATCCATTTACCAATCATTGGAAAGTATTTAACATTCCGGCAACATTCACAACATTTCACATAGTCATTTAAAGCATacacatgcaaggaacactcaccttttAAAGTAGACCAAAGCTAAACATTCGACTCCGGGTCTTGCTCGTTCCCACCGTTAAATCCTAAAAGTAACCAAGACAAGATGTCATGGTGCAATCATTCAAAACTTAGGTTAATAAGGTGCTTACTTTAGCTTTAATCATGAGCCGTACGCCTATCTGAAATTGCCCCCTCAAAACATAAAACTCAAAGACAAACTTGAAAGCCAATCGAAAAATGTCCAAGTGCATTCTAAGGCCATGAAGTACACTTGTTTAACgccacaaaaccatccaaaatcacaccaattaaagtttaagacctagaaaagttttctcaaagttTTCCAAGTTCCACTCAATtcgtttgacaaaattttccaactttggcAACATTCTTTGAAAAAGTATAACTTGAGTTGTGCAGgttgaaaaattacaaaacttACAcaattagaaaatagactcgaaGTACTAATAGACTTTAGAAGacatcttcatgaaattcaactcatagattagtcaaattttcagttCAAAATCACTGCTGTCTTATGTACAAAACAGAACAAtcatgatttttcaagaaactttGTAAATTTgctggtatttataggagttgAACCAACCCTTCATTTTTAAACGGTTAAAAGATCTATGAGTGTAGTTTCGAATgcaataaacggaactcaatttggatttttctacaccaagatataatagATTTCCCAAGACTACTCAAAATCTCCTGtgggaaaaattttcagcagtatttgcccttatttttcctaatttctggccattttcaaggcttcattctcacCACAAGATAGCCCCAAATCAAGTTCACAAGGTATAGGATACATAGAGCACTTATTTTAGCCACAAAACTAGCTATAATAAACATATACCTTAGCTGAAAAATTCTCTACCAAGGCTGGAACTTTGCAACTAAGGCTGGAAATTCTTATTTGGAAATTAAAAAGTCACAATAAAGTTACAAATCTTCATACAAGTCCATAACAAAGCTAAATACTATCATATCATGGCTGAAAATATAATACAAAGGTAGAAATTAGTAACATGAGCTGGAAATGGCAGCCTACAACCCAAAACCACAAAATCAGCCATAAAACCTACTATAAACAAGCCAAAACTCCAACCAAATGCAAGATTAAGGAGATAAAGTAACTCTCAACCAAGAATACCTTCAATTCTCAAGATAAGCAGCAAAATACAGCTTGCTTTCTCCCAAAATAACTCCAGTCCAGCTCATCTTTCTTCCTTGTAGCAACTTCCTATGAATTGGTTTTGGATTGGAGGTTGGTTTCCTACAATTTTTGGCTAAGAATCAAAgtgaaaatgaagaaagttttctccctttttctcttctctctctcggccCTCTTGAGTTGTAAAAATCTGGTGAGCTTTGGTGAGAAATAAAGTATAAGTAAGGAAGAAAAGTTGTGTCAAAGATAGCTTGGATGAtcaacacttgtcaccttccattttttcctttccttttcttttctgttccTCTCTTTTTGGTCAAACTTTTCAGCCAACCCTAGGATAATATTAGGGgaaggaaaatgaaagaaaaataagaagattaagGAAAGAATgtattggtcaagtggtgtcCTCCACCGGTGACAAACggcgcacgtcggttcaagtctATTTTCCTAACTCTCTTGTTTGTCTCTAATTCCCATGATATCTAGGGTTTCTCCACTTAACTCTTAACACCTTATGTCACATAATTCTTGGTGCAAAAAGCTCCTTATTTATCAAATTTATTACTTACACGTTACCAGTCGGTTACACTATCTCAATGTACTAGACACTTATCATGCACTAAAATATAAGAGGGAAATTATAAAAATCTTGACTCAACTAATGAAATCACCATGAAATTTAGGGCTAGTAAATAgttaaataatcaagtaaagaaatacagaagaaaatataaattaatttttcaaaaatggaaggaaattctaaagaaattttcgggtcctcacaaatgTTAAGTACAAAGAGTCCCAGGTTACAATAGCTTTTGCCcacaaatatattatttttggtcATCACAATCTTGTTAGATTCAAATGACACTTTCACCTCAACTTTTCCTAGCAATGCTATAGAAACCAAATTTACCTGAATATTTGGCACGTGCAGCACATTGTTGAGGGCCAAAGTTTTTCTCAAAGTGTGCTTCGAGAG contains:
- the LOC113710035 gene encoding cleavage stimulating factor 64-like, with the protein product MADSANQRCVVFVGNLPFHASEEEVTKKCEEVGPVVSFRLMRDKETGKRKGYGFCEYRDEETATSAIRNLNGEDLGGRKLRVNFADNDKNYDRNRKNRSNNNNQDQFGFGSDPLTEYLAKIPREKLIEIVSDMKKLAAENKEQARQLLHACPALPKAIYQVQVMLGIVPPQMVQMQLPNSAAAAIPQFAAESKGLDQSQLRVESIDSTQSGTSFLNDDHPSKCVKLNDGRAVSSSRDEGSQDSLLNNVRPLESAKLSGGMAASSSTDGGGSACDSIVGKLHFSAEEESYLLQQVKNLTPEQISSLPPEQQQQVIQLQQMLIQQTYSAA